A part of Prionailurus viverrinus isolate Anna chromosome E1, UM_Priviv_1.0, whole genome shotgun sequence genomic DNA contains:
- the SSTR2 gene encoding somatostatin receptor type 2, translating into MDMEYELLNESRPWLSPPFDLNGSVVAANGSNQTEPYYDLTSNAVLTFIYFVVCIIGLCGNTLVIYVILRYAKMKTITNIYILNLAIADELFMLGLPFLAMQVALVHWPFGKAICRVVMTVDGINQFTSIFCLTVMSIDRYLAVVHPIKSAKWRRPRTAKMVNVAVWGVSLLVILPIMIYAGLRSNQWGRSSCTINWPGESGAWYTGFIIYTFILGFLVPLTIICLCYLFIIIKVKSSGIRVGSSKRKKSEKKVTRMVSIVVAVFIFCWLPFYIFNVSSVSVAINPTPALKGMFDFVVVLTYANSCANPILYAFLSDNFKKSFQNVLCLVKVSGTDDGERSDSKQDKSRLNETTETQRTLLNGDLQTSI; encoded by the coding sequence ATGGACATGGAGTACGAGCTACTCAATGAGAGCCGCCCGTGGCTTTCCCCTCCCTTTGACCTCAATGGCTCTGTGGTGGCGGCCAACGGCTCCAACCAGACAGAGCCATACTATGATCTGACCAGCAACGCAGTCCtcacgttcatttattttgtagtctgcatcatTGGATTGTGTGGCAATACGCTTGTCATTTACGTCATCCTCCGCTATGCCAAGATGAAGACCATCACCAACATTTACATCCTCAACCTGGCCATCGCGGACGAGCTCTTCATGCTGGGTCTGCCCTTCCTGGCCATGCAGGTGGCTCTGGTCCATTGGCCCTTTGGCAAGGCCATCTGCCGGGTGGTCATGACTGTGGATGGCATCAATCAGTTCACCAGCATTTTCTGCTTGACAGTCATGAGCATCGATCGATACCTGGCTGTGGTCCACCCCATCAAGTCGGCCAAGTGGAGGAGACCCCGAACGGCCAAGATGGTCAATGTGGCTGTGTGGGGAGTGTCTCTGCTGGTCATCTTGCCCATCATGATCTATGCTGGGCTTCGGAGCAACCAGTGGGGGAGAAGCAGCTGTACCATCAACTGGCCAGGTGAATCTGGGGCATGGTACACAGGGTTCATTATCTACACCTTCATCTTGGGGTTCCTGGTGCCCCTCACCATCATTTGTCTTTGCTACCTGTTCATTATCATCAAGGTGAAGTCCTCTGGGATCCGCGTGGGTTCCTCCAAGAGGAAAAAGTCTGAGAAGAAGGTCACCCGGATGGTGTCCATAGTGGTGGCCGTCTTCATTTTCTGCTGGCTCCCCTTCTACATATTCAATGTCTCCTCCGTGTCTGTGGCCATCAATCCCACCCCAGCGCTTAAAGGCATGTTTGACTTTGTGGTGGTCCTCACCTATGCTAACAGCTGTGCCAACCCTATCCTGTATGCCTTCTTGTCTGACAACTTCAAGAAGAGCTTCCAGAATGTCCTCTGCTTGGTCAAGGTGAGCGGCACAGATGACGGGGAACGGAGTGACAGTAAGCAGGACAAATCCCGGCTGAATGAGACCACAGAGACCCAGAGAACCCTCCTCAATGGGGATCTCCAGACCAGTATCTGA